CTTTCTAGGCTGATTTGCATTGGGTTTTATATCATTAATGTCCAAATACAAAATAGTATTCTTATTCGCTGTCTCTATATCTTCTAGACTGCTCTCCTCTTTAGTTACTTCTTTGGCATTAATTTCAACAGCACTAAAAAGCTCTTCTAATCCTCTCCCTAATCCTCTGTTCTTGGGTACTGCCATTATTCTTCTGCCTCCAAATCTAAAAACTCCTCAGCAAATTCATGATAAGCTGCTGCACCAGCGGATTTTGGGTCATATTCTGTAATAGGCATTCCATAACTAGGCGCCTCTGCTAATCGTACATTTCTCGGTATTACTGTAGTATATACTTTTTCTCGGAAGTATTTTTTCACTTCTTCTACTACCTGAATAGATAGATTGGTTCTTCCATCAAACATGCTTAAAATAACACCTTGAATTTGCAAGTTTGGATTTAAACTCTTCTTAACCAATTCAATCGTGCTCATTAGTTGGCTAACACCTTCTAAGGCGTAGAATTCACATTGAATTGGTATAAGCACACTATCTACAGCAGTAAGCGAATTGATAGTCAATAAACCTAATGAAGGCGGACAATCAATAAATATATAGTCATAATTAGACTTAATCCTGTCAATGGCCTTCTTTAACCGCTTTTCTCTGCCTTCTAACTGGACTAATTCAATCTCTGCTCCAGCTAATTGCACACTAGCCGGAATAATATCCATATTTTCTACACTAGTATGTATGATGGCCTCCTCTGGAGTGATGCTATCATCTACTAAAATCTCATAAGTAGTCCGATCTAAACCCTTTTTTGATATGCCTACACCACTAGTAGTATTTCCCTGTGGATCAATATCAAGAATTAATACTTTTTTACCTTTTAGTGCCAAACAAGCTGCCAAATTTATATTGGTGGTAGTTTTACCTACCCCGCCTTTTTGGTTAAATATCGCTATTGTCTTTCCCAAAGCTTATCTCCTTTTATTTTTATGTAATTTTCTAGATAATTTCATTTTAATAAGAGTTCTATACCCTAAGTAATATTATATTATACAACAGTACAATTAACCACTACTTTTTATAGAATATCGCATATTTTCACAAAAAAAACATAAAAAAAGCAAAATCCGAAGTCAAATCTTGTATTTTTACTAGTCTATTATGTTTCACGTGAAACATACGTCAACTAAACCTAGTATTATATTAATGGATTGCATATTTCTTATTTTTGCAGATGTTTTTTATTAACTAATTTATAAATGTTTCACGTGAAACATCTATAAGTTATAAACATTTTTTCGCAAAAAAACCAGTTGTTCTACAAAGATAACAACTGGTTTACACTAGCTTTTTTCTCGTTCGATTTTACATTTTTTGTAATTTTATTTTTACTTCTGTTTGTCAGCTCACTTTATCACAAGTACTATTTTTTGGTATCAAAATTTTGATTTCTAACATATCTCCTAAATCCTGTTGGTAATATTTTGCATTAGACTCTGCATCCTTAATCTGATCAAAAGTCTTTCTGATGGAATTAATATAAATCTTATAATTAATATACCTTAACTTATGGGCTTTACGCATCTCCTCCTGCTTTTTACTGAGCACATCTTCTATCAGCCGTTCTGTTTGCTTAACATTCAGGTTATTGTCTACTACTCGATCCAGAACCCTCTTTCGCAAGTCTTCATCTTCTAATTTTAAAAGAGCACGAGCATGACGCTCAGTCAACTGATTGCTGATCAGTATTTCCTGAATATCCTTTGGCAGTGCCAACAATCGAATCTTATTTGATATAGTAGACTGCTGCTTCCCTACCCGCTTTGAAAGTTCCATCTGAGAAAGTCCAAAATCCTCCATTAACTTCTTATAGGCAATCGCCTCTTCTAGATAGCTTAAATTTTCCCGCTGAACGTTCTCCACCAGAGCAATCAACGCGATATCTCTGGCATCCACCTCTTTAATGATTACCGGTACCCGAGAAAGCCCTGCCATTTTAGATGCCCTCAGCCGACGTTCCCCTGCAATCAAAAAATATTGCCCCTCTTTGTCCCGGCTGACGATAATAGGCTGGAGCACCCCATATTCCCGTATGGAATCAGCTAATTCCAACATATCACTTTCATTAAAGACTTTTCTAGGTTGATCTGGATTCATGCGAATCAAATCAACAGGAACCTCTGTATTTTTTTTATGAAACATCAAACCATCCTCCCGATAATAAAACTTCTTGAAGCATACCCTTTGTTACTTCTATCTTATCGAAAAGCCTGTCCAATTAAAAGCCCCTTATGATAAACAAAAAACCACTGAAATTGCTATTTCAGTGGCTCTTTCGATGGTGTTCCCGCTTTTCTTGGGTATTTTGCGGGAGTCTTCTGAACCTTGTTGATGACGATGATTAAATGATCCATATCGTAGTTGGAAAACGGAATAGACTCTTCCCGGGAAATTTGTCCTCCTAAAAGAGCAATCGCTTTCTTCCCTTCTCGAACTTCCTCCTCCGCCTTGACGCCTTTATAGGCCAGAAATGCTCCCTCTGGTTTAACAAAGGGCAAACAATACTCTGACAAGGTCGCTAGGTTAGCCACAGCCCGAGATATGCAAATATCATACTGCTCTCGGTGCTCCTTGCTCTGACCCAAATCCTCCGCTCGTCCATGAAGAGTCGTTACATTGGTTATGCCCAAATCCGAAGTCAAATCGTCTATTATATTTAAACGTTTTTTCAAAGAATCCATGAGAACAAACTGCTTTTGCGGAAAAAGAATAGCCAGAGGCACCCCTGGAAATCCCCCGCCGGTCCCAACATCGATTAACCGCTCTGCCTTCTGAATCTCTGGAAAACCATAACAGGCTACGGAATCCATATAATGCTTTTTTATAAATTCTTCTTCTTCCGTGATGGCTGTCAAATTGATCTTTTCATTCCAGGTTAAAATGCCTTGCATGTACTTCTGAAATCGGTCCATTATTACCCCATCATAAGGAATTCTCAGTTCCTCAAAGGCTCTTTCCAATAATGTCATAGTCATCCGTTTTTTCTGCTCCTTTTCACTTTTTCCAAAAACACCAGTAAGACATTAATGTCCGCTGGAGATACTCCAGATATCCGCGATGCCTGTCCTACCGATATGGGCTTAAATTGATTCAGCTTTTGAATAGCTTCCAATCTCATGCCCTCTACTTGACTATAATCTTGCTCTGGACTCAGCTTTTTATTCTCTAGTTTTTTGAACCGTTCAATCTGCTGAAGCTGCTTAGCAATATACCCCGTATACTTTACCTGAACTTCCACCTGGGTGATGGCATGCATAGATAAATTCGTTTTTCTCTCCGGGTCCAAAATCGCTAAAGATTCATAGGTAAGTTCTGGCCGCTTCAATAATTCATAAAGCGTGACACCGCTTTTTAAAACAGAACTTCCTATACTTTCTAAATATTGATTTGTCTTTTCTGAGGGGGAAATCATTACGGTTTGCAGTCGAGCCATTTCTGCTTCCGCCTGATCCTTTGTTGCCAAAAACCGCTTATATCGCTCCTCTGTCACCAGCCCTAGGCTATAAGCCTTTTCTGTCAGCCGTAAATCTGCGTTATCCTGTCGGAGCACCAACCGATATTCAGCTCGAGAAGTCATAATGCGATAAGGCTCATTGGTTCCCTTCGTGACCAGATCGTCAATGAGCACACCAATATAGGCCTCTGACCGATCCAATACAAAAGGTTCTTTTCCGTCCACGCGAAGAGCTGCATTAACACCAGCCATAAGTCCTTGTGCTGCGGCTTCCTCGTAACCTGAGCTGCCATTGAACTGACCAGCACAAAACAAATTATCTATATCTCGACTTTCCAAACTACTTTTCAACCGCAACGGGTCAATGCAATCATATTCGATGGCATAAGCTGGGCGAGTAATCTTCAAATTCTCCAATCCAGGAATAGTCTTGTAAAACTCCTCTTGGATATCCTCCGGCAAACTGGAAGACATCCCTTGTATATACATTTCTTCCGTCTGAAGGCCTTCCGGCTCTACAAATAACTGATGACGCTCCTTATCGCTAAAACGATTTACCTTATCCTCAATAGACGGGCAATACCGGGGCCCTATACCCTCAATCTGCCCCCCGAACAAAGCCGACCGGGAAAAGTTTCGGCGAATAACTTCATGGGTTGTTTCATTCGTATAAGTCAACCAACAAGATACTTGATTTTTTTCTAATTGATCGTTCATAAAAGAAAAAGGTACTACTTTTTCATCTCCCAGCTGCTCTTGCATCCGCTCATAATTCAAACTGCTGGCAAGAGCTCGAGCAGGAGTCCCTGTCTTAAACCGCCGAAGGCTTAAACCATATTTGTTCAGGTTATCCGCCAACTCCATAGAGGGCGCCAGACCGTTAGGACCACTATTAAAAGACCATTCCCCAATAAATATTTTTCCGCGCAGGAAAGTCCCCGTAGCCAAAATGACTGCCTTAGCCATGTATGCAGCACCTGTGCGCAACACTATGCCAGTTACTTTACCTTCTTCTACAAAGAGGTCGACAACCTCCCCTTGTTTCAAATCAAGGTTTTCCTGCTGCTCCATCGTCCGCTTCATTTCTTCGTGATAGCGATGCTTGTCTGCCTGAGCCCGCAGAGAATGAACAGCTGGACCCTTCGCTGTATTGAGCATCTTGCTCTGGATAAAGGTCTTGTCAATATTCAAGCCCATCTCTCCTCCGAGAGCATCAATTTCTCGAACTAAATGGCCTTTGCCGGTACCACCTATTGAAGGATTGCAGGCCATCATGGCCACAGCCTCTAAATTTATAGAAAGAGCTAAGGTCTTCTTTCCCATCCGAGCCGAAGCTAACGCTGCTTCGCAGCCCGCATGGCCTGCACCAATAACAATCACATCGTACTCACCCATTTTATAATAATTCATTCCGTTCACCACCTATCTCTTGCATCATCTATACTTCATCCCGTTTTTTCTTTTCACTACACTATATTTCATGAGCACCGACTCTAGCTGCCGCATTATTTCCCAAGGCAGAATCGGGAGAATACTTCATCAATAATACTCTCACTGACGGTCTCTCCAATGATTTCACCCAGAAGCTCAAACCCTCGCTTTACATCAATTTCGATAAACTCCAGGGCCTCTCCCAGACGAGCCATCTGAATCCCATCCTCCAAAGAACTTTTAGCCAAACGCAGCAGTTCCACCTGCCGAACATTAGTAATAAAAGTGCTGCCGCTTTGCTTTACCTGTCCTTTGAAAACCAATTCTTCAACTTGCTCTTCAATCTCACGGATTCCCTGACCATCTTTTACTGCTGCTTTGATAAAGACCGCCTGAGGTAGCTTTTCTCTCAAGGCCTCTTCTTCTATCACTTGACCCAAATCCATTTTATTTAATAAAATCATTGCTTTTCGCTGTCCTACTACCTGAATGATCTCTTCATCTTCCTTCGATAAGGCTTGACTTCCATCTAAAATCAAAAGAATTAAGTCGGCTTGATTAAAAGATTCCTTGCTCTTTTCAATACCAATTTTTTCTACTTGATCCTCTGTATAGTGAATTCCTGCTGTATCAATAAGCTTTATAGGAATGTTTCTGATTGTCATATCTTCCACGATGGTATCCCGAGTAGTTCCTGGGATATCCGTAACGATAGCTCTATTTTCTTTTAAGAGAGCATTCATCAGGGAGGATTTTCCCACATTAGGCTTCCCTACAATAGCCACCTTAAAGCCTTCTTTAATTATGCGGCCGGTATCCGCTGAGTCTAT
The genomic region above belongs to Aminipila butyrica and contains:
- a CDS encoding ParB/RepB/Spo0J family partition protein gives rise to the protein MFHKKNTEVPVDLIRMNPDQPRKVFNESDMLELADSIREYGVLQPIIVSRDKEGQYFLIAGERRLRASKMAGLSRVPVIIKEVDARDIALIALVENVQRENLSYLEEAIAYKKLMEDFGLSQMELSKRVGKQQSTISNKIRLLALPKDIQEILISNQLTERHARALLKLEDEDLRKRVLDRVVDNNLNVKQTERLIEDVLSKKQEEMRKAHKLRYINYKIYINSIRKTFDQIKDAESNAKYYQQDLGDMLEIKILIPKNSTCDKVS
- the mnmG gene encoding tRNA uridine-5-carboxymethylaminomethyl(34) synthesis enzyme MnmG; the encoded protein is MNYYKMGEYDVIVIGAGHAGCEAALASARMGKKTLALSINLEAVAMMACNPSIGGTGKGHLVREIDALGGEMGLNIDKTFIQSKMLNTAKGPAVHSLRAQADKHRYHEEMKRTMEQQENLDLKQGEVVDLFVEEGKVTGIVLRTGAAYMAKAVILATGTFLRGKIFIGEWSFNSGPNGLAPSMELADNLNKYGLSLRRFKTGTPARALASSLNYERMQEQLGDEKVVPFSFMNDQLEKNQVSCWLTYTNETTHEVIRRNFSRSALFGGQIEGIGPRYCPSIEDKVNRFSDKERHQLFVEPEGLQTEEMYIQGMSSSLPEDIQEEFYKTIPGLENLKITRPAYAIEYDCIDPLRLKSSLESRDIDNLFCAGQFNGSSGYEEAAAQGLMAGVNAALRVDGKEPFVLDRSEAYIGVLIDDLVTKGTNEPYRIMTSRAEYRLVLRQDNADLRLTEKAYSLGLVTEERYKRFLATKDQAEAEMARLQTVMISPSEKTNQYLESIGSSVLKSGVTLYELLKRPELTYESLAILDPERKTNLSMHAITQVEVQVKYTGYIAKQLQQIERFKKLENKKLSPEQDYSQVEGMRLEAIQKLNQFKPISVGQASRISGVSPADINVLLVFLEKVKRSRKNG
- a CDS encoding ParA family protein, with protein sequence MGKTIAIFNQKGGVGKTTTNINLAACLALKGKKVLILDIDPQGNTTSGVGISKKGLDRTTYEILVDDSITPEEAIIHTSVENMDIIPASVQLAGAEIELVQLEGREKRLKKAIDRIKSNYDYIFIDCPPSLGLLTINSLTAVDSVLIPIQCEFYALEGVSQLMSTIELVKKSLNPNLQIQGVILSMFDGRTNLSIQVVEEVKKYFREKVYTTVIPRNVRLAEAPSYGMPITEYDPKSAGAAAYHEFAEEFLDLEAEE
- the rsmG gene encoding 16S rRNA (guanine(527)-N(7))-methyltransferase RsmG, which gives rise to MTMTLLERAFEELRIPYDGVIMDRFQKYMQGILTWNEKINLTAITEEEEFIKKHYMDSVACYGFPEIQKAERLIDVGTGGGFPGVPLAILFPQKQFVLMDSLKKRLNIIDDLTSDLGITNVTTLHGRAEDLGQSKEHREQYDICISRAVANLATLSEYCLPFVKPEGAFLAYKGVKAEEEVREGKKAIALLGGQISREESIPFSNYDMDHLIIVINKVQKTPAKYPRKAGTPSKEPLK
- the mnmE gene encoding tRNA uridine-5-carboxymethylaminomethyl(34) synthesis GTPase MnmE; this translates as MEDTIAAVATAYGEGGIGIVRISGEQALPILNRIFQPMRKNRIQGNPDIRFQPEGFGTTIGEPIVNRRLTYGHVIDWETSQVLDEVLAVYMKGPYTYTAEDVVEVNCHGSIVALRKVLALILKSGARLADPGEFTKRAFLNGRLDLTQAEAVIDLIRAKSDRSFDVALSQLDGKLSQTIQEIRSKLMDQLVSLTVNIDYPDEDIEEITYESLLNNLLVINDMIVKLIDSADTGRIIKEGFKVAIVGKPNVGKSSLMNALLKENRAIVTDIPGTTRDTIVEDMTIRNIPIKLIDTAGIHYTEDQVEKIGIEKSKESFNQADLILLILDGSQALSKEDEEIIQVVGQRKAMILLNKMDLGQVIEEEALREKLPQAVFIKAAVKDGQGIREIEEQVEELVFKGQVKQSGSTFITNVRQVELLRLAKSSLEDGIQMARLGEALEFIEIDVKRGFELLGEIIGETVSESIIDEVFSRFCLGK